The nucleotide sequence CTCACTATCCGCAGGCAAAGGCTTGTCGTCGTGCTGCCAAACATAAGTATCAACAATCCGTTGACCGCCTTTAATTCGGATCGCTCCGTTTCTTGTAACTGCATCGATTTCAGTAACATAGGGGTCATTGACTTCTACCCATTTTTCTGGTTCATTTGAGCCACTTGGATGCTGGACTCTGAATTTATATTGGTGAACGCCGTCCTCTAAATCAACCTTTGTGCTAAAATAACTATTCTCGTTTTTATCCATTGGGATTTCTTTCCAATCGGAAAAAGAACCCATTAGTGTAGCATTTTTGGTATGAGGAGCCAGCAACTTGAATTCAATTGAATTAGACATATCACTCCAATGACAGCAGCTACTGTAAAACTACCGCTAAAAACCTCAGCCTACAATCATCATAAAAAGCTGAGCCTGGTAATTGCCTCCTTCTGGCAGGTAATGATGGCTGATTTATTCCTCTATCCAAAGCATTATCTTTGTGTTAATTAATTCTGTATCTAGGCAGATTAAAAAAACATAAATTTAAGCGTTGTTACTTAGGATACGATTAGCCCCGGCCCTTCCATCCGATCGATTCGCCTCTCGTAGGCGATTTTGGGAACTGCAATAATGACACACAACAGGTTTGAATGAACGTCATCTATCTTCTTTTACGCGCTTCTTGGAGCCTTGTGGCGATCGCTGTCTTCACAGGTTTGCTCAGCGGAGCTTGCAGCGCTCGACTGATTGCCCTAATCAACAACGCCGCCAACGGCGGAACCCAGACAACTACCTCAATCTTGAGCTTTGTCGGACTGGCTGCGGTGGTACTCATCTCTGGACTCGTCTCCCAGATTTTGCTGATCCGCCTTTCCCAAGGAGTGATCTTCGACCTGCAAATACGCTTGAGCCGCCGGATTTTATCCACCTCTTTGCGTCACCTGGAACAACTGGGTGCCCCTCGTCTTTTAGCAACTCTCACAGAAGATGTTCAAGCGCTTTCTAGCAGTGTTTTTGTTATTCCCTTCCTCTGCATTGATATTGCTATAGCAATTGGCTGCATGATTTATTTAGGCTGGCTTTCCTGGCAAGCATTGCTGGTGATGATCTGCTTCATAATTGCAGCTATAGTCATTATTCAATTTCTGTTAAAGAAAGCGACTCACTTCTTTACCCTCGCTCGCGAAGAACAAGATAAATTGTTTAAACACTTCCGCGCCATCACGGAAGGTATTAAAGAATTAAAGCTGCACCAACAGCGCCGCGAAGCCTTCCTATCAAGCGAACTCCAACCCACCGCTGCCGCAGCGCGAGATTACAAAGTTGTCAGTTTGAATATCTTCTCTATTGCCTCTAATGGAGGTCAAATTCTCTTTTTCTTTGCTGTCGCGCTGTTGATTTTTGGTCTTCCCAAATTGGCAAATATTAGCACCTCAGTTTTATCGGCCTATATTTTAACGCTCACTTACTTAATGATGCCCGTCAAGAACATTATGGATATGCTTCCCAACTTGAGCAGAGCCAGTGTTGCTTTAAGAAAGATAGAAACTTTGGGCTTATCGTTAGCCAGTGAATCTGAGTATAACGAAAATGCCATTATTCAGCCTAAGTTGAAGTTTGACTGGAAGCGCTTAGAACTGATGGGAGTTACTCATGCTTATAGCGGACAAAATGAGAAACACAATTTTATTCTTGGCCCGATAGACCTCGTTTTCGGGCCAGGAGAACTCGTGTTTTTAGTCGGAGGTAATGGCAGCGGTAAATCTACTCTCGCTAAGCTGATTACCGGACTTTATATCCCTGAAAGTGGAGAAATTCGGGTCGATGGTAAGCTGATTGACAACGATACTAGAGAATGGTATCGGCAGCAATTTGCGGTGGTTTTTTCGGACTTTTATTTGTTTGAAAGCTTGTTGGGTTTGGGTAACTCGAATCTTGAGACTCAAACGCAAGATTACTTGATAAAACTAGAACTAGACCACAAAGTTCAGGTAAAAGATGGGGTGCTTTCAACCACTGCTTTATCCCAAGGACAGCGCAAGCGTTTGGGTTTACTCACTGCCTATTTGGAAGATCGTCCAATCTATTTGTTTGATGAGTGGGCATCAGATCAAGACCCCGTGTTCAAGGAGATTTTTTATACTCAACTATTGCCAGAACTTAAGAAACGAGGTAAAACTGTGCTGGTGATCAGTCACGATGACCGATATTTTCACTCATGCGATCGCATTGTCAAGCTCGATTACGGCAAAGTGGAATATGACAAGCACTTGCACAATTAACTTTTAGCGATTTTTGTAGGGTGGGCACTGCCCACCACTTAAATACTTGTAGTAATAGTAGGGGCTCCGCATTCGGGCAGGAAATCTATCGCTCTTACCTTAGATTTCCTGCCCGAATGCTAATGCCTCCGGCACGCACTCAGCGGAGCCCCTACAAGCTAAAAACGCACTAAAGCAGTGCTAAAATATTGAAATGAGAGAACTTTACCCTCCTATCATTCCTTACAGACAAGGAACTTTACAGGTTTCTGACCTCCACACCATTCATTTTGAAGAGTCAGGCAACCCGCAAGGAAAGCCAATAGTTTTACTGCACGGTGGCCCTGGTGGTGGTAGTCCGCCCTTTTATCGACAATATTTTAACCGCGAAAAATGGCGGTTGGTGATGTTTGACCAACGCGGTTGCGGAAAAAGTACGCCTCATGCCGAACTGCGCGAAAATACCACCTGGGATTTGGTCAGTGACATTGAAAAACTGCGATCGCATTTAGGCATCGACAAATGGGTTGTCTTCGGCGGCAGTTGGGGAAGTACCCTGTCCTTGGCGTACAGTCAAACCCATCCCGAACGCTGCAAAGGACTAATCCTGCGCGGCATCTTCATGTTGAGACAAAAAGAATTGCGCTGGTTCTATCAAGAAGGTACTAGCTATCTCTTTCCCGATGCTTGGGAGGAGTATATAAAACCAATTCCTCCCGATGAACGGGATGATATGATCGTAGCTTATTATAAACGTTTGACCAGTCCAGACCCTCAAATCAGATTGGCAGCTGCCCGCGCTTGGTCAATCTGGGAAGGTAGCACCAGTAAATTATTAGTAGACCCAGATTTAAAGCACAAATTCGGTGATAGTCAATTCGCAGATGCCTTTGCCAGAATTGAGTGTCATTACTTCATTAATAAAGGCTTTCTAGAAACCGAAGAACAATTGCTTTTGAATATCGATCGCATCCGCCACCTTCCAGCAGTAATTGTTCAGGGACGATACGATGTCGTCTGTCCGATGATATCAGCTTGGGAATTGCATCGTGCTTGGCCAGAAGCCGAATTTATCGTAGTTCCCGATGCTGGACATTCGATGAGCGAACCGGGAATTCGCAGTGCCTTGATTGAAGCAACGGACAAGTTTGCGACTTTATAGCTAGATATTTAAGATCGAAATTGCAATCGATCGCATGAATCTACAATTTAAATAATAAAAATGTAGCATTATTGGAGCAAAATCTGCCTGATGTCTAAACAAGATTCGCAGTCATCCGCTCAAGGGAAAACGCCTTCATCTGGGATTGAAGGCTTTGACGCATATCAATTTGAAAAAATCCAGGAAACCATGATTGCCCAAGTGGCACATCGGTTTAACAAAGAGTACCGAGGTGAAGCTTTTGAACTACCAGCAGAAGTCGAAGCGATGCCAATTTTTAGGGAATGGGCTGGTGGAAAGCTCAATGGGAAAATTACCTCTGCTTTTTGGGAAATGACACAACCTAAAAAGAACCAGCGTTGTTTAGATATTGGCTGTGGTGTCAGCTTCTTAATTTACCCTTGGCGAGATTGGGGAGCGTATTTCTACGGTCAGGAAATCAGTACAGTGGCGCGGGATGCACTCAATTCTCGCGGTTCCCAACTTAACTCGAAGTTATTTAAGGCAGTTCAACTAGGAGCAGCTCACGAGTTAAAATATGAAGACGCTTTTTTCGATTTAGCGATCGCTACTGGTTGTAGTTGCTATTTTCCAATCAACTACTGGCAAGCTGTTATGGCAGAAGTCAAGCGGGTGTTGAAACCAGATGGTCGGTTTATATTTAACGTTCTCGACCCTACTAAACCTTTGGCTGAAGATTGGGCAGTTTTAGAAATGTATTTGGGTGCCGAAGTGTTTTTAGAGTCGATCGCCGCATGGGAAAAAGCCATAAAAGATGCAGGTGCTAA is from Argonema galeatum A003/A1 and encodes:
- a CDS encoding cyclic peptide export ABC transporter, translated to MNVIYLLLRASWSLVAIAVFTGLLSGACSARLIALINNAANGGTQTTTSILSFVGLAAVVLISGLVSQILLIRLSQGVIFDLQIRLSRRILSTSLRHLEQLGAPRLLATLTEDVQALSSSVFVIPFLCIDIAIAIGCMIYLGWLSWQALLVMICFIIAAIVIIQFLLKKATHFFTLAREEQDKLFKHFRAITEGIKELKLHQQRREAFLSSELQPTAAAARDYKVVSLNIFSIASNGGQILFFFAVALLIFGLPKLANISTSVLSAYILTLTYLMMPVKNIMDMLPNLSRASVALRKIETLGLSLASESEYNENAIIQPKLKFDWKRLELMGVTHAYSGQNEKHNFILGPIDLVFGPGELVFLVGGNGSGKSTLAKLITGLYIPESGEIRVDGKLIDNDTREWYRQQFAVVFSDFYLFESLLGLGNSNLETQTQDYLIKLELDHKVQVKDGVLSTTALSQGQRKRLGLLTAYLEDRPIYLFDEWASDQDPVFKEIFYTQLLPELKKRGKTVLVISHDDRYFHSCDRIVKLDYGKVEYDKHLHN
- a CDS encoding class I SAM-dependent methyltransferase encodes the protein MSKQDSQSSAQGKTPSSGIEGFDAYQFEKIQETMIAQVAHRFNKEYRGEAFELPAEVEAMPIFREWAGGKLNGKITSAFWEMTQPKKNQRCLDIGCGVSFLIYPWRDWGAYFYGQEISTVARDALNSRGSQLNSKLFKAVQLGAAHELKYEDAFFDLAIATGCSCYFPINYWQAVMAEVKRVLKPDGRFIFNVLDPTKPLAEDWAVLEMYLGAEVFLESIAAWEKAIKDAGAKVEKQHDGEMFALYEVSFS
- the pip gene encoding prolyl aminopeptidase, whose product is MRELYPPIIPYRQGTLQVSDLHTIHFEESGNPQGKPIVLLHGGPGGGSPPFYRQYFNREKWRLVMFDQRGCGKSTPHAELRENTTWDLVSDIEKLRSHLGIDKWVVFGGSWGSTLSLAYSQTHPERCKGLILRGIFMLRQKELRWFYQEGTSYLFPDAWEEYIKPIPPDERDDMIVAYYKRLTSPDPQIRLAAARAWSIWEGSTSKLLVDPDLKHKFGDSQFADAFARIECHYFINKGFLETEEQLLLNIDRIRHLPAVIVQGRYDVVCPMISAWELHRAWPEAEFIVVPDAGHSMSEPGIRSALIEATDKFATL